In Luteolibacter sp. Y139, the following proteins share a genomic window:
- a CDS encoding M16 family metallopeptidase — protein sequence MRNPAPLVLSLILAAVAAFFMIKKPAPPAPAAPPAQTTAATDSAHKPEAVPAKGGTIPVAAPAAAKSDTPAPVTDGPKTWPQDQSDIAADPKAVFGKLENGMRYLIYPNAEPPARVSLRMHIAAGSLMEAEDQRGIAHFLEHMVFNGTKHFTPEELIPKMQHLGIGFGAHVNAFTSFDETVYMLDLPDLSKDTMDLGFTVMRDFGDGAKLDAAEIDKERGVILSEKTSRDTVQFRLMEQQFSELLPGSLVSRRFPIGLEDVIEKAPREKFVDLYSRFYVPERMTFIVVGDVKPDEIEARIKEAFGDLKNPENPGKNPDLGEIKKVEGVRAAVFSDKEVTSTDLSLVSVRPFSRVPDSSTRRLSMLPLSLAHAAIARRFERIAKQDGSAIANGSATRDELFNYAELGSFDVTVTDDRWQEALPILEQEYRRALEFGFTDAEIAEAKANVLNAYQQAVKTAPSRKSESLATGLAKSINDGTVFSTPETDLEIIQKGLDTATAETCHAAFREFWADQGLHLVLTTKVEPEKARETLLSIYEESRTKKVEAPEQKSAAAFAYTDFGAPATVKSEKKVDGLEFSQIVLSNGVRLNLKKTDFEKGTIRLTTRIGAGKLTQPKDMPGLDFFATAVFDGGGLGKHSVDDLQQILAGRNVGTAFAIADDAFTLGGKTTPEDLELQLQLMCASLTDPGYREEALAQFKKAIPMIMQQLRHTPAGPQAAMESWLHGDDSRWGVPTEAKLAAFTIDDARKWLTPALTKDYLELSIVGDFDESTLMPLVLKTFGALPARADKKPDLSKLRKVTIPSAAIEKTFAYDSKIPQGTALVIWKTEGLRGNTKLFRRLNLLGDILSDRLRDEIREKLGASYSPNAGPGGSDGLDGFGYLMAECVGKAADTKKLADTATEIANLLARNGTTDDELDRARKPLQSQMQKAKRDNSFWLGTVLAQSQEDPARLELIKGRDADYASITADELHDVAIKYLGQKHAMKVLIHPEGTAQAAEEPKDQDEGQGQGHRPGKG from the coding sequence ATGCGTAATCCGGCACCCTTGGTCCTCAGCCTGATCCTCGCCGCGGTGGCGGCGTTCTTCATGATCAAAAAACCGGCCCCGCCGGCTCCCGCCGCGCCACCGGCCCAGACCACCGCCGCCACCGATTCCGCCCATAAGCCCGAGGCCGTCCCCGCCAAGGGCGGCACCATCCCCGTCGCCGCACCCGCCGCCGCCAAATCCGACACCCCGGCCCCCGTCACCGATGGCCCGAAAACCTGGCCCCAGGACCAGAGCGACATCGCCGCCGACCCCAAGGCCGTCTTCGGCAAGCTGGAGAATGGCATGCGCTATCTCATCTACCCGAATGCCGAGCCACCCGCCCGCGTCTCCCTCCGCATGCACATCGCCGCCGGCTCCCTCATGGAAGCAGAGGACCAGCGCGGCATCGCCCATTTCCTGGAGCACATGGTCTTCAATGGCACCAAGCACTTCACCCCCGAGGAGCTCATCCCGAAGATGCAACACCTCGGCATCGGCTTCGGCGCCCACGTCAATGCCTTCACCTCCTTTGACGAGACCGTCTACATGCTCGATCTCCCCGACCTCTCCAAGGACACCATGGACCTCGGCTTCACCGTCATGCGCGACTTCGGCGATGGCGCCAAGCTCGACGCCGCCGAGATCGATAAGGAACGCGGCGTCATCCTCTCCGAAAAAACCAGCCGCGATACCGTCCAGTTCCGCCTCATGGAGCAGCAGTTCTCCGAGCTCCTCCCCGGCTCCCTCGTCTCCCGGCGCTTCCCCATCGGCCTCGAGGACGTCATCGAGAAGGCCCCGCGCGAGAAGTTCGTCGACCTCTACTCCCGCTTCTATGTTCCCGAGCGCATGACCTTCATCGTCGTCGGCGATGTGAAGCCGGATGAAATCGAAGCCCGCATCAAGGAAGCCTTCGGCGATCTCAAGAACCCCGAGAACCCCGGCAAGAATCCCGACCTTGGCGAAATCAAGAAGGTCGAGGGCGTCCGCGCCGCCGTCTTCTCGGATAAGGAAGTCACCTCCACGGATCTCTCCCTCGTCTCCGTCCGCCCCTTCAGCCGCGTCCCGGACAGCAGCACCCGCCGGCTCTCCATGCTGCCCCTCAGCCTCGCCCACGCCGCCATCGCCCGCCGCTTCGAGCGCATCGCGAAGCAGGATGGCTCCGCCATCGCCAATGGCAGCGCCACCCGCGATGAACTCTTCAACTACGCCGAGCTCGGCTCCTTCGATGTCACCGTCACTGACGATCGCTGGCAGGAGGCCCTCCCCATCCTCGAGCAGGAATACCGCCGCGCCCTCGAGTTCGGCTTCACCGATGCCGAGATCGCCGAGGCCAAGGCCAATGTCCTCAATGCCTACCAGCAGGCCGTGAAGACCGCCCCGAGCCGCAAGTCCGAGTCTCTCGCCACCGGTCTCGCCAAGTCCATCAATGATGGCACCGTCTTCTCCACCCCGGAGACCGATCTCGAGATCATCCAGAAGGGCCTCGACACCGCCACCGCGGAGACCTGCCACGCCGCCTTCCGCGAGTTCTGGGCAGACCAAGGGTTGCACCTCGTCCTCACCACCAAGGTCGAGCCCGAGAAAGCCCGCGAAACCCTCCTCTCCATCTACGAGGAATCTCGTACCAAGAAAGTCGAAGCCCCCGAGCAAAAGTCCGCCGCCGCCTTCGCCTACACCGACTTCGGCGCACCCGCCACCGTCAAGTCCGAGAAGAAAGTCGATGGCCTCGAGTTCTCCCAGATCGTCCTCTCGAATGGCGTCCGCCTGAATCTCAAGAAGACTGACTTCGAGAAGGGCACCATCCGCCTCACCACCCGCATCGGCGCCGGCAAGCTCACCCAGCCGAAGGACATGCCCGGCCTCGATTTCTTCGCCACCGCCGTCTTCGATGGCGGCGGCCTCGGCAAGCACTCCGTGGATGATCTCCAGCAGATCCTCGCCGGCCGCAATGTCGGCACCGCCTTCGCCATCGCCGATGACGCCTTCACCCTCGGCGGCAAGACCACCCCGGAAGACCTCGAGCTCCAGCTCCAGCTCATGTGCGCCTCCCTCACCGATCCCGGCTATCGCGAGGAAGCCCTGGCCCAGTTCAAGAAGGCCATCCCCATGATCATGCAGCAGCTCCGCCACACTCCCGCCGGCCCGCAGGCCGCCATGGAGTCCTGGCTCCACGGCGATGACTCGCGCTGGGGCGTCCCCACCGAGGCCAAGCTCGCCGCCTTCACCATCGATGACGCCCGCAAGTGGCTCACCCCTGCTCTAACAAAGGACTACCTCGAGCTCAGCATCGTCGGCGACTTCGATGAGAGCACGCTCATGCCGCTCGTCCTGAAAACCTTCGGCGCCCTGCCCGCCCGCGCCGACAAGAAGCCCGACCTCTCCAAGCTCCGCAAGGTCACCATCCCCTCTGCCGCCATCGAGAAAACCTTCGCCTACGATAGCAAGATCCCGCAGGGCACCGCCCTCGTCATCTGGAAGACCGAAGGCCTCCGCGGAAACACCAAGCTCTTCCGCCGCCTCAATCTCCTCGGTGATATCCTCAGCGATCGCCTCCGCGATGAGATCCGCGAAAAGCTCGGCGCCTCCTACAGCCCGAATGCCGGCCCCGGCGGCTCCGATGGCCTCGATGGCTTCGGCTACCTCATGGCCGAGTGCGTCGGCAAGGCCGCCGACACCAAGAAGCTCGCCGACACCGCCACCGAGATCGCCAACCTCCTCGCCCGCAACGGCACCACCGACGACGAACTCGACCGCGCTCGCAAGCCCCTCCAATCCCAGATGCAAAAAGCCAAGCGCGACAACAGCTTCTGGCTCGGCACCGTCCTCGCCCAATCCCAGGAAGACCCCGCCCGCCTCGAACTCATCAAGGGCCGCGACGCCGACTACGCCTCCATCACCGCCGACGAACTCCACGACGTCGCCATCAAATACCTCGGCCAGAAGCACGCCATGAAAGTCCTCATCCACCCCGAGGGAACCGCTCAGGCTGCCGAAGAACCAAAGGACCAGGACGAAGGACAAGGCCAAGGACACCGACCAGGAAAAGGATAA
- a CDS encoding lamin tail domain-containing protein → MKFQALCLASALTTSLPANVVISEVMYHPASHRADEEFIELFNDGAAPVSLAGWSFTSGVDFTFPAGTTIPSGGRLVVAADLSAFSAKYPTVTGVQGGWTGRLSNSANHLVLADAAGVMVDEIEYADDGDWGTRVKDTTSDFGHFGWHWDSAADGGGSSLELIQTQADNSSGQNWAPSTIAGGTPGAANSVATADIAPFIREVAHFPVVPSSSDPVHVTARITDDHAALAQATVQWRVDGAPAFQAITMVDDGLHGDSLASDGIFGATLPVQPQGTIIEFYVTAADGASHVRTWPAPALGQGGVPEQTMNCLYQVDDAPYAGAMPIYRMILRAVDRQELTRINTNSPSIPGIDQTQSEVQMNATFISADGTGSELRYRCGLRNRGNSSRSAQPQSFRINFLNAEPWDDVTALNLNTQNTPYQLLGSSVFRKAGATMAASRAVQVRVNAVNPTSPGAPSHGFYAANEVINSEFADTHFPLDSSGNAYRVVDPVHSSTDPGGDLGDRSNHADPALADPTPYRTNYSKLTNTAEDKWADLIGLTQTLAKGHGPLDTPAYDTGYASLVRDRVDVRQWMSYFAMNTIADNTETNLSNGYGDDFSIYFGVTDPRAKLIPYDLDSIFGRSASSSVSHGLFLMCQAPALTGSPPTPLNPFMKQAEFAPVYYAELKRMLDGVFAPANFDAAASEVLGGLVDPAVISSIKSFNTQRTAWIATQIPLALSVTTAPPDQSGYPHSTLATTALGGRANAITTRSVKVNGAPVAWTAWTASWSAPAVTLRPGINRVLIQAFDSDGVETERLTKEVWFDDGSLASASGTISTDTTWSAAGGPWQITASLSVASGATLTIDPGASVYVASGASITVASGGRILAHGTEALPIRIGPAPGSGATWPGIVINGAAGSPRTIISHVKIDGNTSTAIDVNAGDVAFDHLQFGNSAAQYLSFDGASFAVSDCVFPAATAPFELVHGTLGVKAGGRAIIRHCYFGSPIGYNDTVDFTGGQRPAPIIQLINNVFAGSGDDMLDLDGTDAWVEGNIFLHCHKNGAPDSSAAISGGSDGSATSEVTIVGNIFYDVDHAVTAKQGNYYTFINNTVVHQTITGGTDIEGAVLNLQDAIPSPPTTYAAGLYAEANVLADCEQLLRNYNSASTAVTIRDNLMNFPWTGSGTGNADLEPLFVHLPEMGETNFTSWEEAQAMKEWLSLKPGSPARHSGPNGRDKGGVIPVGVCLSANVPSITPLASIQATVGAQPSATPSWASGYTHYRWRLDGGAWSAVTPIATPISLSGLAAGDHTLQVAGRNDALFFQDDPEFGEDGVIASFIWTINPAYVPPAGGSPVKIHEVLAKNLETRGFGGTFPDIIELHNDSASTVNISNWGLSDDPLDPYRYSIPAGTTIAAGAYKVIYASSAATVPNPKTDFGLSDGGEILTLTRSPSAGGTVADSVTFGLQLADYSIGRRESDGEWDLCRPTFGDPNVVATQGDLADLCLNEWLASAGALATNDFIEIRNRGSLPVHLGGCHLTDNPVEWPGRSTIQPLTYIAGNGYAVFKADGDPQDGADHVSFKLSASQGEIGLFDPDLGLIDQVIYGPQTTDISQGRTPDGATQIAFFTQPTPGGPNPGSTAVNEVQTMNLIPVNAAWKFRSTATSFAGTFEAPAFNDSAWVSGGQTLYIENATLTSPTGFVKTTALPANAGKPFASTYFRTHFNWSGSTDGVVLEAKVMMDDGVVIYLNGQEAKRVRMNAGTVSYSTTANATVDDATEETISLPASMLVQGDNVIAVEVHQVNTGSTDVVWAMKLDALVPVPSTVPPVRINEVLVRNQSLPNPDSSLASWIELFNPADQALSIADMSLSTQVTSPRAWVVPAGTTIPAGGHWIVQCDPTLPASATNTGFALNRDGGGIFLFHAPVIGGGLRDSISFGHQLSDLAIGRMPDGSGPFVLTVPTRGAMNATAATGPVSAVSINEWLAVPASGPDRFELFNSSSSPVPIGGSYLTDLLTDKRKQLVPPLSYIGTGDESWLDYIADDNGALPGHVNFSLANNGESLGLFTSAGAQVAAVAFGKQDPGISQGHYPDGSVTTIVMPPTPGAANQQMEPDSDSDGMPDAWEISHGFNRLSAADAILDADRDGMTNLDEYLADTDPRNGASRFTGTLGMDAGVSTIRFMASAGRTYTIQFSDSLSPTVWQTLVDLEARPTSGEISVADPAASGQPRRFYRIITPALAP, encoded by the coding sequence ATGAAATTCCAGGCCCTTTGCCTCGCCTCGGCCTTGACGACCTCGCTCCCGGCTAACGTCGTGATCTCGGAAGTCATGTATCATCCCGCGTCCCATCGGGCCGATGAAGAATTCATCGAACTCTTCAATGATGGTGCCGCACCGGTCTCCCTGGCGGGATGGTCATTCACCAGCGGAGTGGACTTCACCTTTCCTGCCGGAACCACGATTCCCTCCGGCGGACGGCTGGTAGTTGCAGCGGATCTTTCCGCCTTCTCCGCGAAATACCCCACGGTGACCGGCGTCCAAGGCGGCTGGACCGGCAGGCTTTCGAATAGCGCGAATCACCTTGTCCTGGCCGACGCAGCGGGCGTCATGGTCGATGAAATCGAGTATGCCGACGACGGTGATTGGGGAACGCGGGTCAAGGACACGACTTCGGATTTCGGGCACTTCGGCTGGCATTGGGACAGCGCAGCCGATGGCGGGGGATCATCACTGGAACTGATCCAGACTCAGGCGGACAATTCAAGCGGTCAGAACTGGGCGCCCAGCACCATCGCCGGCGGCACCCCGGGAGCCGCCAATTCCGTGGCCACGGCTGACATTGCTCCATTCATCCGCGAGGTCGCCCACTTTCCCGTGGTTCCGTCTTCCAGTGACCCGGTCCATGTCACCGCGCGAATTACCGATGACCATGCAGCGCTTGCGCAAGCCACGGTGCAGTGGCGGGTGGACGGCGCTCCGGCCTTCCAAGCGATCACCATGGTGGATGACGGACTGCACGGCGATAGCTTGGCCTCGGATGGAATCTTCGGGGCCACCTTGCCGGTGCAGCCGCAGGGCACCATCATCGAGTTCTACGTCACCGCAGCGGATGGAGCATCGCATGTGCGCACGTGGCCGGCACCCGCACTGGGTCAGGGCGGAGTGCCCGAGCAGACGATGAACTGCCTCTATCAGGTGGACGATGCTCCCTACGCGGGCGCGATGCCCATCTACCGCATGATCCTGCGAGCGGTGGACCGCCAGGAGCTCACGCGGATCAATACCAATTCCCCCTCCATCCCCGGCATCGATCAGACGCAAAGCGAGGTCCAGATGAATGCGACCTTCATCAGCGCCGACGGCACTGGCAGCGAACTCCGCTACCGCTGCGGTCTGCGCAATCGCGGAAACAGCAGCCGCTCCGCCCAGCCCCAGAGCTTCCGCATCAATTTCCTCAATGCCGAACCCTGGGACGATGTCACCGCGCTGAATCTGAATACCCAGAACACACCCTACCAGTTGCTGGGCAGTTCGGTCTTTCGCAAGGCAGGGGCCACCATGGCAGCTTCCCGTGCCGTCCAAGTCCGCGTGAATGCCGTCAATCCCACGTCGCCGGGAGCGCCCTCGCACGGATTCTATGCCGCGAATGAAGTGATCAACTCGGAGTTCGCCGACACCCATTTTCCGCTCGATTCATCCGGAAACGCCTACCGGGTCGTCGATCCCGTCCACAGCTCGACCGACCCCGGCGGAGACCTCGGCGACCGCAGCAATCATGCCGACCCCGCACTGGCCGACCCCACGCCCTATCGCACGAACTATTCAAAGCTCACCAACACCGCGGAGGACAAGTGGGCCGATCTCATCGGGCTGACCCAGACCCTCGCAAAAGGTCACGGCCCTCTCGATACTCCCGCCTATGACACCGGCTACGCCTCCCTCGTCCGCGACAGGGTGGATGTGCGGCAGTGGATGAGCTACTTCGCGATGAACACCATCGCGGACAATACCGAGACCAATCTGAGCAACGGCTACGGGGATGACTTCTCAATCTATTTCGGCGTGACCGATCCACGCGCGAAACTCATCCCCTATGACCTGGACAGCATCTTCGGCCGCAGTGCCAGCAGCTCTGTTAGCCACGGCTTGTTCCTGATGTGCCAGGCTCCGGCCCTGACGGGAAGTCCACCCACGCCGCTGAATCCTTTCATGAAGCAGGCGGAGTTCGCTCCGGTTTACTATGCCGAGTTGAAACGGATGCTGGATGGTGTCTTCGCGCCCGCGAACTTCGATGCCGCGGCCAGCGAGGTGCTCGGAGGACTGGTCGATCCGGCGGTGATCAGTTCGATCAAATCCTTCAATACCCAGCGAACCGCCTGGATCGCCACCCAGATCCCGCTGGCACTCTCCGTCACCACCGCCCCGCCCGACCAGAGCGGCTATCCTCACTCCACCCTCGCTACCACCGCCCTCGGCGGCCGGGCAAATGCCATCACCACCCGCAGCGTGAAGGTGAATGGAGCTCCCGTTGCCTGGACCGCATGGACCGCGAGCTGGAGCGCACCCGCCGTGACCTTGCGGCCCGGGATCAATCGCGTCCTCATTCAAGCCTTCGACAGCGATGGCGTGGAAACGGAGCGGCTCACGAAGGAAGTATGGTTCGATGACGGCAGCCTCGCCTCCGCCTCCGGAACCATCTCCACCGATACCACCTGGTCCGCCGCGGGCGGCCCATGGCAGATCACCGCATCCCTCAGCGTCGCCTCGGGAGCCACGCTCACCATCGATCCGGGAGCTTCCGTCTACGTCGCGAGTGGAGCATCCATCACCGTGGCCTCCGGAGGTCGTATCCTCGCCCACGGCACCGAGGCCCTGCCGATCCGCATCGGCCCCGCTCCGGGCAGCGGCGCGACTTGGCCGGGCATCGTGATCAATGGCGCGGCAGGATCTCCTCGCACCATCATCTCCCATGTGAAGATCGACGGGAATACCAGCACCGCGATCGATGTGAATGCGGGCGACGTCGCCTTCGATCACCTGCAATTCGGCAACTCCGCCGCCCAATACCTTTCCTTCGATGGTGCCTCCTTCGCGGTGAGCGATTGCGTCTTCCCCGCCGCCACCGCTCCCTTCGAACTGGTCCATGGCACCCTCGGCGTCAAAGCCGGCGGCCGTGCCATCATCCGCCACTGCTACTTCGGCTCACCGATCGGTTACAATGACACCGTCGACTTCACCGGCGGGCAGCGCCCGGCACCGATCATCCAGCTGATCAATAACGTCTTCGCCGGCAGCGGGGACGACATGCTGGATCTCGATGGAACGGACGCCTGGGTCGAGGGGAATATCTTCCTCCACTGCCACAAGAACGGTGCCCCGGACTCCTCCGCCGCCATCTCGGGCGGCAGCGATGGCAGCGCCACCTCGGAGGTCACCATCGTCGGCAATATCTTTTACGACGTGGATCACGCGGTCACCGCGAAGCAAGGCAACTACTATACCTTCATCAATAACACCGTGGTCCACCAGACGATCACGGGCGGCACCGATATCGAAGGCGCCGTTCTTAACCTGCAGGATGCGATCCCTTCACCTCCCACCACCTACGCCGCAGGCCTCTACGCGGAGGCGAACGTCCTCGCGGACTGCGAACAGCTCCTGCGGAACTACAATTCAGCCTCCACCGCCGTCACCATCAGGGATAACCTGATGAACTTCCCCTGGACCGGATCGGGCACGGGCAATGCCGACCTCGAACCGCTCTTCGTCCACCTGCCGGAAATGGGAGAGACGAACTTCACTTCCTGGGAAGAAGCACAGGCAATGAAGGAGTGGCTCAGCCTGAAGCCCGGCTCTCCCGCCCGCCACTCCGGCCCGAATGGCCGCGACAAGGGCGGCGTCATCCCGGTCGGCGTTTGTTTGTCAGCAAATGTCCCCTCGATCACACCGCTGGCTTCCATCCAGGCAACCGTCGGCGCGCAGCCTTCGGCGACACCTTCATGGGCATCCGGCTACACGCACTATCGTTGGCGGCTTGATGGCGGCGCCTGGAGCGCGGTCACTCCGATCGCCACTCCCATTTCCCTAAGCGGACTTGCAGCGGGCGACCACACCTTGCAAGTGGCAGGAAGAAACGACGCCTTGTTCTTCCAGGATGACCCGGAGTTCGGGGAAGATGGCGTGATCGCGTCCTTCATCTGGACCATCAATCCCGCTTACGTCCCGCCAGCCGGTGGCTCGCCGGTGAAGATCCACGAAGTGCTCGCGAAGAACCTCGAAACCCGTGGCTTTGGCGGAACTTTCCCGGACATCATCGAGCTGCACAATGACAGTGCTTCCACCGTCAATATCTCCAACTGGGGCCTCAGCGATGACCCGCTCGATCCCTACCGCTATAGCATCCCCGCAGGCACCACCATCGCGGCCGGAGCCTACAAGGTCATCTACGCTTCATCGGCAGCGACCGTCCCAAATCCGAAGACCGACTTCGGACTATCCGATGGAGGCGAGATCCTTACCCTGACCCGCTCGCCCTCTGCGGGTGGCACCGTCGCGGACTCGGTCACCTTCGGCCTGCAGCTCGCCGACTACTCGATCGGCAGGCGTGAATCGGATGGCGAGTGGGACCTCTGCCGGCCCACTTTCGGAGATCCCAATGTCGTCGCCACGCAGGGAGATCTCGCAGACCTGTGTCTCAATGAATGGCTGGCCAGCGCGGGTGCCCTCGCGACGAATGACTTCATCGAGATCCGCAATCGTGGAAGCCTGCCCGTCCATCTCGGAGGCTGCCATCTCACCGACAATCCGGTCGAATGGCCCGGCCGCTCCACGATCCAGCCGTTGACCTACATCGCCGGCAATGGCTACGCCGTCTTCAAGGCGGACGGCGATCCCCAGGACGGAGCCGATCATGTCTCCTTCAAGCTCTCCGCTTCCCAAGGCGAGATCGGCCTCTTCGATCCGGATCTCGGCTTGATCGATCAAGTGATCTACGGCCCTCAGACCACGGACATCTCGCAAGGACGCACTCCCGACGGCGCGACCCAGATCGCCTTCTTCACCCAGCCCACTCCGGGCGGCCCGAATCCCGGCAGCACCGCGGTCAATGAAGTCCAGACCATGAACCTCATCCCGGTGAATGCCGCATGGAAATTCCGCTCCACGGCCACCAGCTTCGCCGGAACCTTCGAGGCGCCCGCCTTCAATGACTCGGCATGGGTAAGCGGCGGGCAAACTCTCTACATCGAGAATGCCACGCTCACCTCACCCACCGGCTTCGTCAAAACCACCGCGCTGCCCGCGAACGCCGGCAAGCCCTTCGCCTCCACCTATTTCCGGACTCACTTCAACTGGAGCGGCTCCACCGATGGCGTCGTGCTCGAAGCCAAGGTCATGATGGACGATGGCGTGGTCATCTACCTGAACGGCCAGGAAGCCAAGCGCGTCCGCATGAATGCCGGCACGGTCAGCTACAGCACCACCGCAAACGCCACCGTCGATGATGCCACCGAGGAGACCATCTCCCTGCCCGCCTCGATGCTGGTTCAAGGCGACAATGTGATCGCCGTCGAAGTTCATCAGGTCAATACCGGCAGCACCGACGTGGTGTGGGCGATGAAGCTTGATGCCCTCGTCCCCGTGCCATCGACCGTCCCGCCAGTGCGGATCAATGAAGTGCTGGTGAGGAACCAATCGCTGCCGAATCCGGACAGCTCGCTCGCCTCATGGATCGAACTCTTCAATCCCGCCGATCAAGCGCTGAGCATCGCCGACATGAGCCTCAGCACCCAGGTGACCAGCCCGCGTGCGTGGGTAGTCCCGGCAGGCACCACCATCCCCGCTGGCGGGCACTGGATCGTGCAGTGCGATCCCACTCTGCCGGCATCCGCCACCAATACCGGCTTCGCCCTGAACCGCGACGGCGGCGGGATCTTCCTCTTCCACGCGCCGGTCATCGGCGGCGGCTTGCGGGATTCCATTTCCTTCGGTCACCAGCTTTCCGATCTCGCAATCGGCCGCATGCCGGATGGCAGCGGCCCCTTCGTCCTGACCGTTCCCACCCGCGGCGCGATGAATGCAACCGCAGCCACCGGGCCGGTCTCCGCGGTGAGCATCAATGAATGGCTCGCGGTGCCCGCCAGCGGACCGGATCGCTTCGAACTTTTCAATTCGTCCTCCTCGCCCGTTCCCATCGGCGGCAGCTATCTGACCGACCTGCTCACGGACAAGAGGAAGCAACTGGTCCCGCCTCTCAGCTACATCGGCACCGGCGATGAGAGCTGGCTGGATTACATCGCCGATGACAATGGAGCACTCCCCGGCCACGTGAACTTCTCCCTCGCTAACAACGGCGAGTCGCTCGGCCTCTTCACGTCCGCTGGCGCACAAGTGGCAGCGGTCGCCTTCGGAAAACAAGATCCCGGCATCAGCCAGGGACACTATCCGGATGGCAGCGTCACCACCATCGTCATGCCGCCGACGCCCGGTGCCGCCAATCAGCAGATGGAGCCGGACAGCGATAGCGACGGCATGCCGGACGCATGGGAAATCTCTCACGGCTTCAACCGGCTATCGGCTGCGGATGCCATCCTGGATGCAGACCGCGATGGCATGACCAATCTCGATGAATACCTCGCCGACACCGATCCACGGAATGGGGCGAGCCGCTTCACCGGCACCCTGGGCATGGATGCCGGCGTTTCCACCATTCGCTTCATGGCCAGCGCGGGGCGCACTTATACCATTCAGTTTTCGGACTCGCTCTCTCCCACCGTCTGGCAAACGCTGGTCGATCTGGAAGCCCGCCCGACAAGCGGCGAGATCTCCGTGGCGGATCCCGCCGCGAGTGGTCAGCCGAGGCGCTTCTATCGGATCATCACTCCTGCCCTTGCGCCATGA
- a CDS encoding SMI1/KNR4 family protein, which yields MDHTAQLQRITTKLAAARKADSDLKVFGATHHQYRINPPASEQDVLAFEQRYSIQLPACYRAFITSVGNGGTSFDAAAAGPFYGIFLLGENLNELVQRPELFLSQPAILQPEMTSEEWAAQIKRLNEDGTPDQEYEEELGRIYSGILPIGSQGCSSLHALVLNGPHAGKVVNLNTDRDKPKFAFEQNFLDWYERWLDEVISGYLSRNDTVWFGYAKPADSAQPAPPAASPQTTPAPHESPHSTPRESFLAKLLKRFTR from the coding sequence GTGGACCACACCGCCCAACTCCAACGCATCACCACGAAACTCGCCGCAGCCCGCAAGGCCGACAGCGACCTCAAGGTCTTCGGCGCGACCCACCACCAATACCGCATCAACCCACCCGCCTCCGAACAAGACGTCCTCGCCTTCGAGCAGCGCTACTCGATACAACTCCCCGCCTGCTATCGCGCCTTCATCACCAGCGTCGGAAACGGTGGCACTTCCTTTGACGCCGCCGCCGCCGGCCCCTTCTACGGCATCTTCCTGCTAGGCGAGAATCTCAACGAGCTCGTCCAAAGGCCCGAGCTCTTCCTCAGCCAACCCGCCATCCTCCAACCGGAGATGACCAGCGAGGAATGGGCAGCCCAGATCAAGCGCCTGAATGAAGACGGGACCCCTGATCAGGAATACGAAGAGGAACTCGGCAGAATCTACTCCGGCATCCTCCCCATCGGATCACAGGGCTGCTCCAGCCTCCACGCCCTCGTCCTGAATGGCCCCCACGCAGGCAAGGTCGTGAACCTCAACACCGATCGCGACAAACCCAAGTTCGCCTTCGAGCAAAACTTCCTCGATTGGTATGAGCGATGGCTGGACGAAGTCATCTCCGGTTACCTCTCCCGAAACGACACAGTCTGGTTCGGATACGCCAAGCCCGCAGACAGCGCACAGCCAGCACCACCCGCTGCCTCCCCGCAAACAACCCCCGCCCCCCACGAAAGCCCCCACAGCACCCCCCGCGAAAGCTTCCTCGCAAAACTCCTCAAGCGCTTCACCCGCTAA
- a CDS encoding 3-keto-disaccharide hydrolase, with protein MKALVSSILLIVSASLAIAEPLTPEGKLDLFEIKGPKECWSIQDGVITGKNVPEKKGSILWTKAKYKDFTLEGEFRYTNPIDSGVFIRHENDQIQFGISGSLKRDMTCSPYIAKTGKYPVEANVKDIFKDGEWNKFVITAKGPHYVVTLNGKQVLDYTSETALEEGPIGFQVHPGVVMTVEFRKLEVKTEAAGK; from the coding sequence ATGAAAGCCCTCGTATCCTCGATCCTGCTGATTGTTTCCGCTTCGCTCGCCATCGCTGAACCGCTCACTCCGGAGGGCAAGCTGGATCTCTTCGAGATCAAGGGGCCGAAGGAATGCTGGTCGATCCAGGACGGGGTGATCACCGGGAAGAATGTGCCGGAGAAGAAGGGCTCGATCCTGTGGACGAAGGCGAAGTACAAGGACTTCACGCTGGAGGGCGAGTTCCGCTACACCAATCCGATTGATTCGGGGGTCTTCATCCGGCATGAGAATGACCAGATCCAATTCGGCATTTCCGGGTCGCTGAAGCGGGACATGACGTGCTCGCCGTATATCGCGAAGACGGGCAAGTATCCAGTGGAGGCGAACGTGAAGGACATCTTCAAGGATGGGGAGTGGAACAAGTTCGTGATCACGGCGAAGGGGCCGCACTACGTGGTGACGCTGAATGGGAAGCAGGTGCTGGATTACACTTCCGAGACGGCGCTTGAGGAGGGGCCGATCGGCTTCCAGGTGCATCCCGGGGTGGTGATGACGGTGGAATTCCGGAAGCTGGAGGTGAAGACCGAGGCGGCGGGGAAGTGA